Proteins found in one Scardovia inopinata JCM 12537 genomic segment:
- a CDS encoding rhomboid family intramembrane serine protease produces MRSYMSNGNPFQNPGRSGGNHHHSHQQGKPGFELRMRLRRWRYDWNHGGRNITLVLIAICTLIWLIEEIAYFINPQALRVAEIPFELVPSFVSSHPWTMLTSIFLHSVPGITHIFFNMVSLYIGGIVLEKLLGHWEFLALFLISGFGGSVSYMIWWKQTDPSALVAVIGASGAIFGLFGASLVASAKMRMETNALSLAIFLGLTLIVPMLFSTVAWQVHLGGFVTGTLLAWLMTSGLPALRSASIGRRMWIYGGSVSAILLVVFLICLVN; encoded by the coding sequence ATGAGATCTTATATGAGCAATGGGAATCCCTTCCAGAACCCTGGCCGGTCAGGCGGAAATCACCACCATTCACATCAGCAGGGCAAGCCTGGTTTTGAACTTCGCATGAGGCTGAGACGGTGGCGATATGACTGGAATCATGGGGGCAGGAACATCACCCTGGTTCTGATTGCCATCTGTACTCTCATCTGGCTGATTGAAGAAATAGCTTACTTTATTAACCCCCAAGCCTTGAGAGTAGCAGAAATTCCCTTTGAACTGGTTCCCTCATTTGTCAGTAGCCATCCTTGGACCATGCTCACCAGTATTTTCCTGCATTCTGTTCCTGGGATCACTCATATTTTCTTTAATATGGTTTCCCTCTATATTGGCGGTATAGTCCTGGAGAAGCTTCTCGGGCACTGGGAATTTTTGGCCCTTTTTCTGATAAGTGGATTTGGGGGATCTGTATCGTACATGATCTGGTGGAAACAAACAGACCCTTCTGCCTTGGTAGCAGTGATCGGCGCCAGCGGGGCTATTTTTGGCCTTTTCGGTGCCAGCCTGGTTGCTTCAGCAAAGATGAGGATGGAAACCAATGCCTTGAGCCTGGCAATTTTCCTGGGTCTTACCCTGATCGTTCCCATGCTCTTTTCAACGGTGGCCTGGCAGGTACACTTAGGCGGTTTTGTGACCGGAACTCTGCTAGCCTGGCTGATGACCAGCGGTCTGCCAGCCCTACGATCAGCCAGTATTGGGCGCCGAATGTGGATATACGGAGGGTCTGTCAGCGCTATCCTGCTTGTTGTATTCCTAATCTGCCTCGTGAACTGA